A single window of Falco rusticolus isolate bFalRus1 chromosome 6, bFalRus1.pri, whole genome shotgun sequence DNA harbors:
- the PAQR8 gene encoding membrane progestin receptor beta, giving the protein MTAILERISTLSLSGQHLSRLPRLLEDGFPKMPCTVKECEVPQLFREPYIHTGYRPTGQDWRYYFLSLFQKHNEVVNVWTHLLAALAVLLRFKTFVEAEQLPMDAWSLPLLIFVLSSVTYLTCSLLAHLLQSKSELYHYTFYFVDYVGVSIYQYGSALAHFYYSSDQAWYDKFWLFFLPAAAFCGWLSCAGCCYAKYRYRRPYPIMRKMCQVIPAGLAFILDISPVAHRVIVCHLGGCEEDAAWYHTYQILFFLISAYFFSCPVPEKYFPGSCDIVGHAHQIFHTFLAICTLSQLEAILLDYKSRQEIFLKRHGPFSVYLSCISFFGLVACSAVTAYILRCRIKACLAKKDS; this is encoded by the coding sequence ATGACAGCCATCCTGGAGCGGATCAGCACACTGTCCCTCAGTGGGCAGCATCTCAGCCgtctccccaggctgctggaggaTGGCTTCCCCAAGATGCCTTGCACAGTCAAAGAGTGTGAGGTGCCGCAGCTCTTCCGTGAGCCGTACATCCACACTGGGTACCGTCCCACTGGCCAGGACTGGCGGTACTACTTTCTTAGCCTCTTCCAGAAGCACAATGAGGTGGTCAATGTATGGACTCACCTCCTGGCAgcgctggctgtgctgctgagatTTAAGACATTCGTGGAGGCTGAGCAGTTACCCATGGACGCATGGTCCTTGCCTTTGCTCATCTTTGTTCTCTCCTCTGTCACCTACCTGACCTGCAGCCTCTTGGCCCACTTGCTGCAGTCCAAATCGGAGCTATACCACTACACCTTCTACTTCGTGGACTATGTTGGAGTCAGCATCTACCAGTATGGTAGTGCCCTGGCTCATTTCTACTACAGCTCTGACCAAGCCTGGTATGACAAGttctggcttttcttcctgccggcagctgctttctgtggctGGCTGTCTTGTGCCGGCTGCTGCTACGCGAAATACCGGTACCGACGGCCTTACCCCATCATGAGGAAGATGTGCCAGGTGATCCCAGCCGGGCTGGCGTTCATCTTGGATATTAGTCCTGTTGCTCACCGGGTGATTGTGTGTCATCTGGGGGGCTGTGAGGAAGATGCTGCTTGGTACCACACATACcagatactgttttttcttatcAGTGCTTATTTCTTCTCCTGCCCAGTCCCTGAGAAGTACTTCCCTGGATCCTGTGATATCGTTGGCCATGCCCACCAGATCTTCCACACCTTCCTGGCCATCTGCACCCTATCACAGCTGGAGGCCATTCTTTTGGATTAcaagagcaggcaggagatTTTCCTGAAGAGACATGGGCCTTTCTCTGTTTATCTCTCCTGCATCTCTTTTTTTGGCCTGGTGGCTTGTAGTGCTGTCACAGCTTACATCCTGCGATGCAGGATCAAGGCCTGCCTGGCTAAAAAGGACTCCTGA